The following proteins are encoded in a genomic region of candidate division WOR-3 bacterium:
- a CDS encoding radical SAM protein — protein sequence MNRFDPLKKADEIRSVVVRDRQRKYYRVTRPGKWYGGIATADCCGCNLNCVFCWSNKPRDNPDKIGNFYSAEEVAASLIRCAQKYNYRYVRISGNEPTICKEHLLSVLSIISRTKLIFILETNGTLIDKDFIRELTPFSNLHIRISLKGTTPEEFAMLTGAIPESFNLILDNLNNLVNANLSFNLAVMLSFSPDKNVLLLKERLGRISRRIIADFEEEYVFLYPHVVKRLKENGIRPLIAYTPDGVPRELI from the coding sequence ATGAATCGATTCGACCCCTTAAAGAAGGCAGATGAAATTCGGTCGGTCGTGGTGCGGGATAGGCAACGGAAATATTATCGAGTCACGCGCCCGGGCAAATGGTACGGAGGTATCGCCACCGCCGATTGTTGCGGTTGTAATTTGAATTGCGTTTTCTGCTGGAGCAATAAACCCCGGGACAATCCGGATAAGATTGGCAATTTCTATTCCGCAGAAGAAGTTGCTGCCAGTCTTATCCGTTGTGCCCAAAAATATAATTACCGTTATGTCCGCATAAGCGGTAATGAACCAACGATTTGTAAAGAACATCTGCTTTCGGTATTATCAATTATTAGCAGAACGAAACTCATCTTTATTCTTGAAACCAATGGAACACTTATCGATAAAGATTTTATTAGAGAGCTTACCCCATTCTCTAATCTCCATATCCGCATTTCTTTAAAGGGGACGACACCGGAGGAATTTGCCATGCTCACCGGTGCAATACCCGAGAGTTTTAATTTAATTTTAGATAATTTAAATAATCTGGTAAATGCTAACCTAAGTTTCAATCTTGCTGTAATGCTTTCATTTAGTCCGGACAAAAATGTTCTCTTGTTGAAAGAAAGATTGGGAAGGATATCTCGACGCATAATAGCCGATTTTGAAGAAGAATATGTTTTTCTCTATCCCCATGTTGTAAAGCGTTTGAAAGAAAACGGTATAAGGCCTCTCATTGCTTATACGCCTGATGGGGTCCCCCGGGAACTCATTTGA
- the rtcA gene encoding RNA 3'-terminal phosphate cyclase: MVKIDGSYLEGGGQILRTAVALSAITKKSVQIYNIRKGREKPGLKAQHLEGIKAAAKICHAQVTGAELNSMEVTFVPELIKGGFYYLDVKTAGAITLILQTLTPLGIFASDVLRLNIRGGTAVPFSPTIFYFKEVFCFYLMKMGVEVSVEIKRHGFYPRGGGEVSVVIYPGTLKPIYLIDPGEFRKIEIFAISSEHLRSTRVAERLIMGFQRIYPKVESRYQYVDTDSAGCFIHSHAIFENCVIGVDGLGERGKPAEEVGIQTAKSLKEILKNAPCVDDHMVDQIIPYMGLSTYTTEQQTAVKFSQLTLHAKTNIWVVENFLPVKFEVQNNILLCTKI; the protein is encoded by the coding sequence ATGGTGAAAATAGACGGCTCTTATCTGGAAGGCGGTGGTCAGATTTTACGCACGGCGGTGGCACTTTCCGCCATCACTAAAAAAAGCGTCCAGATTTACAACATTCGAAAAGGCCGGGAAAAACCAGGTTTAAAAGCTCAGCACCTTGAAGGGATTAAGGCGGCAGCGAAGATTTGTCATGCTCAGGTCACCGGCGCTGAATTGAATTCGATGGAGGTTACCTTTGTTCCGGAGCTAATAAAGGGTGGATTTTACTACCTGGATGTAAAAACTGCCGGTGCAATAACACTTATCCTCCAGACGCTTACTCCCTTGGGTATTTTTGCCTCGGATGTTTTGCGTTTAAATATCCGAGGAGGCACGGCTGTTCCTTTCAGCCCCACAATTTTTTATTTCAAAGAAGTTTTCTGTTTTTATTTAATGAAAATGGGCGTGGAGGTTTCTGTAGAAATAAAGAGGCACGGATTTTATCCCCGAGGTGGGGGAGAGGTGTCGGTCGTTATTTACCCTGGAACTTTAAAGCCAATTTACTTAATTGACCCAGGGGAATTTAGAAAGATAGAAATTTTCGCGATCTCGTCTGAACACCTTAGGAGCACCAGGGTAGCGGAAAGACTTATCATGGGATTTCAAAGGATATACCCAAAAGTTGAATCCAGATATCAATATGTTGATACGGACTCAGCTGGTTGTTTCATCCATTCGCACGCCATCTTTGAAAATTGTGTGATTGGAGTTGACGGTTTAGGCGAAAGAGGTAAACCTGCCGAGGAAGTAGGTATCCAGACCGCAAAAAGTTTAAAAGAAATTTTAAAAAATGCACCCTGTGTTGATGATCATATGGTAGACCAGATTATTCCGTATATGGGACTTTCCACCTACACCACGGAACAGCAGACGGCAGTAAAATTTTCACAACTAACCCTCCATGCCAAGACAAATATCTGGGTGGTGGAAAATTTTTTGCCGGTCAAATTTGAAGTCCAGAATAATATTTTGCTGTGCACCAAAATTTAA
- a CDS encoding succinate--CoA ligase subunit beta: MRLYEFEGKMLLRRKKIPVPEGVVVDRNSFFELDKVVYPVVIKAQVFLGGRGKAGVIQFANDRTEAEEKINALLGKKHGPFVIEKALVERKLDIAQELYVAALIDRIVHKPLLMVCKRGGVDIEEIAQSTPGEIKKYYFDAGEKILEHQARKIAGELEFKGNLLTGIANVIFNLYNLFLDYDCKLVEINPLAITQDQRIFALDAKIDLDEDAMFRHPDLKEMGIVARNEIGELTEREKLAKAAGIPYADVDPEGDIGVFPGGAGFGIAALDLITHYGGRPANFMDSGGAPTQEKLKAMLGLLMDNPKVKVIFGARFGGISRCDDWAKAVVQYVIENKPQKPMIMRMAGNMEEEGRRIFEMAKRENPELFKNIKVYAYDTPIEEVIKEAIRVAREIP; the protein is encoded by the coding sequence ATGCGTTTATATGAGTTTGAAGGTAAAATGTTACTCCGGCGAAAAAAAATTCCGGTACCGGAGGGCGTGGTCGTGGATAGGAATTCATTCTTTGAACTTGATAAAGTGGTGTATCCAGTGGTCATTAAAGCCCAGGTTTTCTTAGGTGGACGGGGAAAAGCCGGGGTCATTCAATTCGCAAATGACCGGACCGAAGCCGAGGAAAAGATAAATGCGTTGTTGGGTAAAAAACACGGACCATTTGTTATAGAAAAAGCCCTGGTTGAAAGAAAACTAGACATCGCTCAGGAATTGTATGTTGCTGCCCTCATTGATCGGATTGTCCATAAACCACTTTTGATGGTGTGTAAACGTGGGGGTGTTGATATCGAAGAAATTGCCCAAAGCACCCCCGGGGAGATTAAAAAATATTATTTTGACGCAGGAGAAAAGATATTAGAGCATCAGGCACGAAAAATTGCAGGTGAATTGGAATTCAAAGGTAATTTATTGACCGGAATAGCAAACGTGATTTTTAATCTCTATAATCTCTTTCTTGATTATGATTGCAAACTCGTTGAGATTAACCCCCTGGCAATAACCCAAGATCAAAGGATTTTTGCTCTGGATGCGAAAATTGACTTGGATGAAGATGCGATGTTCAGGCATCCCGATTTGAAAGAGATGGGAATAGTGGCAAGAAATGAAATAGGCGAATTGACTGAAAGAGAAAAATTAGCAAAGGCTGCCGGAATTCCGTATGCGGATGTGGACCCAGAGGGTGATATTGGTGTATTCCCGGGTGGAGCAGGTTTTGGCATTGCGGCGCTGGATTTAATAACCCATTATGGAGGCAGACCTGCCAATTTTATGGACTCGGGCGGTGCTCCAACCCAAGAGAAATTGAAGGCGATGCTGGGTTTATTGATGGATAATCCTAAAGTGAAGGTGATTTTTGGGGCACGCTTTGGTGGCATTTCCCGCTGCGATGACTGGGCAAAAGCAGTTGTCCAATATGTAATTGAAAATAAACCACAAAAACCGATGATAATGAGAATGGCAGGGAATATGGAAGAAGAAGGAAGAAGGATCTTTGAGATGGCAAAACGCGAAAATCCAGAATTGTTCAAAAATATAAAGGTTTATGCCTATGATACACCTATTGAAGAAGTAATTAAAGAGGCAATTCGGGTGGCGAGGGAGATACCTTAA
- the sucD gene encoding succinate--CoA ligase subunit alpha, giving the protein MAILIDEHTKTIVQGITGANAALHTKLMLEYGTKIVGGVTPGKGGQKVEGVPVYDTVAQCLKEHPDATVSSIWVPARFAKEAILEAIDAGIKTVVVITERIPIHDMLYVREKAKEKGVVVIGGNTPGLISPGKCLVGMLPKIAFQPGRIGTVARSGAVTYYIANSLNLAGLGESTSVGLGGDPILGSNFEDILKLFEEDPETDAIVLAGEIGGVYEELAAPYIKQMKKPVIAYITGKSAPQGKRLGHAGAIIEGNMGTAQSKIEALKNNGALIAETLSEIPILVKKALSIK; this is encoded by the coding sequence ATGGCAATATTGATTGACGAACACACCAAAACCATAGTGCAGGGCATCACTGGTGCCAATGCTGCCCTTCATACGAAATTGATGCTGGAATACGGCACAAAGATTGTCGGTGGTGTGACGCCAGGTAAAGGAGGACAAAAGGTTGAAGGGGTTCCGGTATATGATACAGTTGCGCAGTGTTTGAAAGAACACCCTGACGCCACGGTTTCCAGCATCTGGGTTCCAGCAAGATTCGCAAAAGAGGCAATTCTTGAGGCGATTGATGCAGGAATAAAAACAGTGGTGGTAATTACCGAGCGGATTCCAATCCATGATATGCTTTATGTCCGTGAAAAGGCAAAAGAAAAGGGGGTTGTGGTAATCGGAGGTAATACCCCAGGATTGATATCGCCAGGAAAGTGCCTTGTTGGTATGCTTCCCAAGATTGCTTTTCAACCCGGTAGGATCGGCACGGTAGCACGAAGTGGGGCAGTGACCTACTATATTGCAAACTCTTTGAATCTTGCGGGACTCGGTGAATCAACATCCGTTGGATTGGGTGGCGATCCGATTCTTGGTTCTAATTTTGAAGATATTTTAAAACTTTTTGAAGAAGATCCCGAGACCGATGCAATTGTTTTGGCAGGGGAAATCGGTGGTGTTTATGAAGAACTCGCAGCACCATATATCAAACAAATGAAAAAGCCGGTCATCGCTTATATTACCGGGAAATCCGCACCCCAGGGTAAAAGATTGGGTCATGCCGGTGCAATAATTGAAGGAAATATGGGTACTGCCCAGAGTAAAATTGAGGCATTGAAAAACAATGGAGCATTGATTGCCGAAACCTTGAGTGAGATACCCATACTAGTAAAGAAGGCACTGAGCATCAAATAG
- the secA gene encoding preprotein translocase subunit SecA produces the protein MFAKILTKIFGTKTERELKRLWPIVEKINSIYPKLQGVDLVKTTEDFKKRIAQGESLDDLLPEAFALVKEACRRLVGKKWPVVEIETEWNMIPFDVQLIGGIVLHEGKIAEMKTGEGKTLVATMPLYLNALTGRGVHLVTVNDYLARRDREWMGPVYESLGLTVGVLQQGMETQPRKEAYNCDITYGTNNEFGFDYLRDNMVWNWEDKVQRGHYYAIVDEVDSILIDEARTPLIISGPVERETKSFDELNPIVRRLYSAQTVLVNQIVEEAKKLLEEGKEKEAGIKLLQARRGAPKNKQLLKLEQETGIKRLIEETELNFIREKSFSKIDEELYFVIDERMHIVDLTEKGRLFISPNNPEMFVLPDLSEKIGRIERDEKLSPKEKFIAKEKAFEEYAKKSEILANLRALLRAYSLFEKDVEYVVQEGKVIIVDEFTGRLMPGRRFSDGLHQALEAKEGVRVQEETQTFATITIQNYFRMYEKLAGMTGTAATEANEFWEIYKLDVVEIPTKEPVRRIDYEDIVYRSKREKYNAVIEEIVKWHKEKRPVLVGTTSVEVSEVLSRLLQRKGIPHNVLNAKHHQREAVIVAQAGQPGAVTIATNMAGRGTDIKLGPGVVKCDKCCIKCPDQNCAQCSHEFKKECFKEVPCGLYIIGTERHESRRIDNQLRGRSGRQGDPGSSRFFLSLEDDLMRIFGSDRVADIMDRFGGGDQKPLTHPLVTKAIANAQKRVEENHFEVRKHLLEYDDVMNRQREIIYKMRDEILKGENYEELIFRNFETTIENIILKYTDEKKESEEWNWDALIGEFNQLFATNFFLSKDEQAKIKQTELFDRLLEKAKEAYYQRRQYYEPVMFKEMLKSILLLTIDNRWREHLYALDALREGISWRSYAQKDPLVEYKQESFKMFDELLNEIARDVSGIVFRATPKPVTRKPLVTVEYKPTLDSENDAKVEMIKPQTQVRMQKVGRNDPCPCGSGKKYKKCCGRNIG, from the coding sequence ATGTTCGCTAAAATACTGACTAAAATTTTTGGCACCAAAACGGAACGCGAATTAAAACGACTATGGCCTATTGTCGAAAAAATCAATTCCATCTATCCCAAACTTCAAGGAGTGGATTTAGTCAAAACTACTGAGGATTTTAAAAAAAGAATCGCCCAGGGCGAATCCCTTGATGACCTTTTGCCTGAAGCCTTTGCTCTGGTTAAAGAGGCTTGCCGGAGATTGGTGGGTAAGAAATGGCCGGTGGTGGAGATTGAAACCGAATGGAATATGATTCCCTTCGATGTCCAGCTGATAGGCGGGATAGTTCTTCACGAAGGTAAAATTGCGGAGATGAAAACAGGGGAAGGGAAAACTTTGGTGGCGACGATGCCATTATATCTAAACGCATTGACCGGCCGGGGTGTTCATCTTGTTACGGTCAATGACTACCTGGCAAGGCGGGATAGAGAATGGATGGGCCCAGTCTATGAATCCTTAGGACTGACCGTCGGTGTTCTCCAGCAGGGGATGGAGACCCAACCGCGGAAAGAAGCGTATAATTGTGATATTACCTACGGCACAAACAACGAATTCGGTTTTGATTATCTTCGAGACAATATGGTTTGGAACTGGGAAGATAAAGTCCAACGGGGACATTATTATGCTATTGTCGATGAGGTAGATAGTATTCTGATTGACGAAGCAAGGACTCCATTAATTATTTCAGGTCCAGTAGAGAGAGAAACAAAAAGCTTTGACGAATTAAATCCCATTGTCCGTAGGCTCTATTCTGCTCAAACCGTGCTAGTAAACCAGATAGTTGAGGAGGCAAAAAAATTGCTCGAAGAAGGAAAAGAAAAAGAAGCAGGAATTAAATTACTCCAGGCAAGACGGGGGGCACCAAAAAACAAACAACTTCTGAAATTAGAACAGGAAACTGGAATCAAACGGTTGATAGAAGAAACTGAATTGAATTTCATAAGAGAAAAAAGTTTTAGCAAAATTGATGAGGAATTATATTTTGTTATCGACGAAAGAATGCACATAGTCGATCTAACCGAAAAAGGCCGACTTTTCATTTCACCCAATAACCCAGAAATGTTTGTTTTACCAGATTTGAGCGAAAAGATCGGCAGAATTGAACGGGATGAAAAATTATCGCCCAAGGAGAAATTCATTGCTAAAGAAAAGGCTTTTGAAGAGTATGCTAAAAAAAGCGAGATTTTAGCAAATTTACGTGCCCTTTTAAGGGCTTATTCGCTTTTTGAGAAAGATGTTGAGTATGTTGTTCAGGAGGGAAAGGTAATAATTGTTGATGAGTTTACAGGCAGATTGATGCCAGGAAGGAGATTTTCTGATGGTTTACATCAAGCGCTTGAAGCAAAAGAAGGGGTGCGCGTTCAAGAAGAAACTCAAACTTTTGCAACAATAACAATACAGAATTATTTCCGGATGTATGAGAAACTGGCAGGGATGACCGGGACTGCTGCTACTGAGGCGAATGAATTTTGGGAAATTTATAAACTGGATGTTGTGGAGATACCCACCAAAGAACCGGTACGCCGGATTGATTATGAAGACATTGTCTATCGTTCCAAAAGGGAAAAATACAATGCAGTCATTGAGGAAATTGTTAAATGGCATAAGGAAAAAAGACCCGTGCTGGTGGGAACTACCTCGGTAGAAGTTTCAGAGGTGCTTTCTCGACTTTTGCAGCGTAAAGGGATTCCTCACAATGTTTTGAATGCCAAACATCATCAGCGTGAGGCAGTAATTGTAGCGCAAGCAGGACAACCCGGAGCGGTTACAATTGCCACCAATATGGCAGGTCGAGGTACGGATATCAAACTTGGGCCTGGCGTGGTAAAATGTGATAAATGTTGTATAAAATGTCCGGATCAGAATTGTGCTCAGTGTTCTCATGAATTTAAAAAAGAATGCTTTAAAGAAGTTCCTTGTGGACTTTATATCATTGGCACCGAACGACATGAATCAAGAAGAATTGACAATCAGCTACGTGGTCGGAGCGGCCGACAAGGTGACCCCGGTTCTTCACGTTTCTTTCTATCTCTTGAAGATGATTTAATGCGCATCTTTGGTTCTGATAGGGTTGCAGATATCATGGATCGCTTCGGAGGGGGGGACCAGAAACCACTTACCCATCCATTGGTTACTAAGGCGATTGCTAATGCCCAAAAAAGAGTAGAAGAAAATCATTTTGAAGTAAGAAAACATCTTCTGGAATATGATGATGTGATGAACCGGCAGCGCGAAATTATTTATAAAATGCGCGATGAAATTCTTAAGGGTGAGAATTATGAGGAACTTATTTTTAGAAATTTTGAAACGACAATTGAAAACATTATTCTGAAATATACCGATGAAAAAAAAGAATCAGAAGAATGGAATTGGGATGCTTTAATTGGTGAATTCAATCAATTATTTGCTACAAATTTCTTTTTGAGTAAAGACGAGCAGGCAAAAATAAAACAAACCGAATTATTTGATAGACTTTTGGAAAAAGCAAAAGAGGCGTATTACCAGCGGCGCCAGTACTATGAACCGGTAATGTTTAAGGAGATGTTGAAATCAATTCTGCTCCTTACCATAGATAATCGCTGGCGCGAACATCTCTATGCACTTGATGCCTTACGCGAAGGGATCAGCTGGCGGAGTTATGCTCAAAAAGATCCATTGGTAGAATATAAACAAGAATCATTTAAGATGTTTGATGAACTTTTAAATGAAATCGCTCGCGATGTTTCTGGGATTGTTTTCCGTGCAACTCCCAAACCGGTAACGCGGAAACCTCTCGTAACTGTTGAGTACAAACCCACTCTTGATAGCGAAAATGATGCAAAGGTTGAAATGATTAAACCCCAAACTCAGGTTCGAATGCAAAAAGTAGGAAGGAACGATCCATGTCCATGCGGAAGCGGAAAGAAATATAAAAAATGTTGCGGTAGGAACATTGGATGA
- a CDS encoding peptidylprolyl isomerase, whose product MVTILTIWVISFLPQEYINLVMREEYEAAEEYCKKMMEKSSDFKWYLELGDLYFDKLDEPIKAKQVYQNIIDKYPQKDGWVYYRLGLVLETLEDYLNAARTYEIVATRYRNPPLDSFALSGVERCFKKNYQDTVAVVDGYRITRLELDERMAKQSPFAKKDEKGTLDQMILERLLYVQAIKNNVKATKEYKNALKQTRVSALLDEVRAINVLAKAIPTEKEMRNYYKKNKHFYKLSKEVRGKEIVVESESLAVLIRDSLLKDQQSFDTLAKLYSTAPTKGGGGEMGIVIPGTKPKEVEDVLFSIKLNTISDIVKFENKFGIYLVYERKPERWRAYDEVKTQVEAAVRAEKIQKQEEKFLKDLKAKAKIEIFKDSIITDSTQKSSTRIVALVNNRPIKFQDVETKNSSQPMFARLDISQPEEFEKVLESLIEEELKLELAERNKYYLNDGFITKYQEGMKRALEQALYTKMVIENAKVDSQEVADYYQQHKEEMKILETIRCKEIVVHKKEEAERIRSELAKYYGEKKSFIPFLSKRAKIKDFTMFDSLAKTYSTAYNKSRGGDTGPLKRGSRPKEFEEVAWKLKIGELSKVFLVGDSNWTILTKIEHNPARYRTFEEVKASIEMNLLREKQRKIADDYLAKIKNEADIKIMLPEPVPEEAKPENTETQPKE is encoded by the coding sequence ATGGTTACAATATTAACTATTTGGGTTATTAGTTTTCTGCCGCAGGAATATATTAATTTGGTAATGAGAGAAGAATATGAAGCGGCAGAAGAATATTGCAAAAAGATGATGGAAAAAAGCTCTGATTTTAAGTGGTATTTAGAATTAGGAGACCTTTATTTTGACAAACTTGACGAACCAATAAAAGCCAAACAGGTCTATCAAAATATTATTGACAAATATCCCCAGAAAGACGGGTGGGTATATTATCGATTGGGTTTGGTATTGGAGACCCTTGAAGATTATCTAAATGCAGCCCGTACCTATGAAATAGTAGCGACTCGTTATCGGAATCCACCCCTTGATTCATTTGCGCTTTCCGGTGTAGAACGTTGCTTTAAAAAGAATTATCAGGATACCGTGGCAGTCGTTGATGGCTACCGGATTACGCGTCTGGAACTTGATGAAAGAATGGCAAAACAATCGCCTTTTGCCAAAAAAGATGAAAAAGGGACGCTTGACCAGATGATACTGGAACGTCTTCTTTATGTTCAAGCAATCAAGAATAATGTAAAAGCAACTAAGGAATACAAAAACGCGCTAAAACAAACAAGGGTCAGTGCCCTGCTTGACGAAGTGAGAGCGATAAATGTATTAGCCAAAGCGATTCCTACGGAAAAAGAAATGCGTAATTATTACAAGAAGAATAAACATTTTTATAAACTCTCCAAAGAAGTAAGAGGAAAAGAAATTGTTGTAGAATCCGAAAGTCTTGCCGTTCTTATTCGAGATTCGCTTTTGAAGGACCAACAAAGTTTTGACACCCTCGCAAAACTTTATTCAACTGCACCCACCAAAGGGGGGGGAGGCGAGATGGGTATTGTGATTCCGGGAACCAAACCTAAAGAGGTGGAAGATGTGCTGTTTAGTATTAAATTAAATACCATCTCGGATATAGTTAAGTTCGAGAATAAATTCGGGATCTATTTGGTATACGAACGCAAACCCGAGAGGTGGCGTGCTTATGATGAGGTAAAAACCCAGGTGGAAGCCGCGGTGCGGGCGGAAAAAATCCAAAAACAAGAAGAAAAATTTTTAAAAGATCTTAAGGCCAAAGCAAAGATTGAAATATTCAAAGATAGTATTATCACCGATTCCACCCAGAAATCATCTACGAGAATTGTTGCACTGGTTAACAATCGGCCTATCAAATTCCAAGATGTGGAAACCAAAAACTCCTCACAACCAATGTTTGCCCGGCTTGATATCTCCCAACCAGAGGAGTTTGAAAAAGTTTTGGAGTCATTGATTGAAGAGGAACTGAAATTGGAACTTGCCGAGCGGAATAAGTACTATCTTAACGATGGTTTTATCACCAAATACCAGGAGGGTATGAAACGCGCTTTGGAACAAGCGCTTTATACCAAGATGGTTATCGAAAATGCTAAAGTTGATTCTCAGGAGGTGGCAGATTATTATCAACAACATAAAGAAGAGATGAAAATACTTGAGACGATAAGGTGTAAAGAGATTGTCGTCCACAAAAAAGAAGAAGCTGAAAGGATTCGCAGTGAACTTGCAAAATACTACGGAGAAAAGAAATCATTTATTCCATTTCTAAGTAAGAGAGCAAAAATTAAAGATTTCACCATGTTTGATTCTTTGGCTAAAACTTACTCTACCGCCTACAATAAGTCCCGAGGCGGGGATACCGGTCCCTTAAAGCGAGGCTCAAGACCTAAGGAGTTTGAAGAAGTTGCATGGAAATTAAAAATTGGAGAGCTGAGCAAGGTATTTTTAGTAGGTGATTCAAACTGGACAATTCTCACCAAAATTGAACATAACCCAGCTCGTTATCGGACATTCGAAGAGGTAAAAGCCTCGATTGAAATGAATCTATTGCGCGAAAAACAGCGTAAGATTGCTGACGATTATCTTGCTAAAATCAAGAATGAAGCGGATATCAAGATTATGCTGCCCGAACCGGTACCCGAAGAAGCGAAACCCGAAAATACCGAAACACAACCTAAAGAATAA
- the galT gene encoding galactose-1-phosphate uridylyltransferase, translating to MPELRKDPVLGRWVIISTERAKRPKDFKFEPEEKKISPQECPFCPGNESATPPEIYAIRNNGTLPNTPGWSLRVIPNKFPALRIEGELNRKGEGIYDKMNGIGAHEVIIETNDHQYDLADLPEEAVYNLVDTYQKRIIDLKKDSRLRYVMIFKNFGAVAGASLEHSHSQLIATPIIPKRVIEEMDGAKRYFEYRDRCIFCDIIAQETKVSKRMVSENNNFIAICPFAPRFPFEIWIIPRQHISNFEDTDGNGLYDLAKILKDCLIRLKKALNTPPYNFIIHTTPITLKGIEFYHYHIEIIPVLTRIAGFEWGTGFYINPTAPEESAAYLKNIM from the coding sequence ATGCCCGAATTAAGAAAAGACCCGGTTTTAGGGCGCTGGGTTATCATCTCCACGGAACGGGCAAAAAGACCCAAAGATTTTAAGTTTGAGCCCGAAGAAAAAAAAATCAGTCCTCAAGAATGTCCATTCTGCCCTGGCAACGAATCAGCCACACCCCCTGAGATATATGCGATACGGAATAACGGCACTTTGCCCAACACACCGGGTTGGAGTCTTAGAGTTATTCCTAACAAGTTCCCCGCCCTCCGCATCGAAGGCGAGCTTAATCGAAAAGGTGAGGGAATATATGATAAGATGAATGGCATCGGTGCCCATGAGGTGATAATCGAAACGAATGACCATCAATACGACCTCGCTGATTTGCCAGAAGAAGCGGTCTATAATCTTGTGGATACTTATCAGAAACGAATAATCGATCTAAAAAAGGATTCTCGGCTTCGTTATGTCATGATCTTTAAAAACTTTGGGGCAGTAGCAGGAGCCTCGCTTGAACATAGTCATTCTCAACTGATTGCCACTCCAATCATTCCCAAGAGGGTAATTGAAGAGATGGATGGAGCGAAAAGATATTTTGAGTATCGGGATCGTTGTATTTTCTGTGATATCATAGCCCAGGAAACTAAAGTCAGCAAAAGAATGGTCTCTGAAAATAATAATTTTATTGCCATCTGCCCTTTTGCTCCGCGTTTTCCATTTGAAATCTGGATAATTCCGCGTCAGCATATTTCTAATTTTGAAGACACTGATGGTAATGGGTTATATGACCTCGCAAAGATATTAAAAGATTGCTTGATTCGACTGAAAAAGGCACTGAATACCCCACCTTATAACTTCATTATCCATACTACTCCTATCACTCTTAAAGGTATTGAATTCTATCATTACCATATAGAAATCATACCAGTACTCACCCGGATTGCAGGTTTTGAATGGGGGACTGGTTTTTACATAAATCCTACGGCTCCTGAAGAATCCGCGGCGTATTTGAAAAATATCATGTGA